The Candidatus Hydrogenedentota bacterium genomic interval TTATGCTGGAACGAGTATCCGGGAGATCATTGAGGGCGCGGGGGTTACGCGCCCGGTTCTCTACTACTACTTTGAGAACAAAGAGGACCTTTTCCGGCGTTTGGTGGAAATGAAATTCGCGGAATACGTGGGCCAGGTGCGGGAGGTTTTTGAACGGGTCGCCGATACGCGAGACCGTCTGCGGGCAATCATGGCGGCCGCGTTTCGTATGGCCGAGGAACAGTTACAGGTGGTCCAGCTTATTCTGCAGGTGTTTTTCTCTCCTCCGGCGCAGGGACCGCCGCTTGACCGTAACCGCTTGGGCCGGAAGCGTTTCAAACTTATCGAAGAGACCATGAGGGAAGGCTTGGACCGCAGAGAGTTGTCCGGGGGCGACGCCCAGAGCTTGGCGCTGGTATTTATAGGTATTATGGAAATGCATATTATGGCCAAGTCCGACCGGCCAGATATTCATCTCACGCCAGACTTGGCCTTTGGGTTGGTTGACCTGTTTCTCGCCGGCGCCAAGTACTCCGAGACACCGGCCACGCAGTTGACGAGTCTTTACAGTACCGCCAGGTAGGTTGGTGCATGAAGTCGCGCCCCTCGCCGTGACGACGTCTAACCAGGGGAGCCTGACCGCGTGAAAGCGTTGCTTTCGTTCGCACTGTGCGCCGCCATTATCGCCGGAGGCGCGGGCACGGTATACACAGTCTACGTGCTGAATCCTACCCCTGTCCCTGAAGAGAAACCGGACTTGGCGGCACCCGTGAATGTGCATGTGCTGACCTTGCGACCCACTCTGGTGGAAGATGTGCTCCCGCTTACGGGCCGGATCGAACCTTGGGAAGACATCACGGTCAGCGCGGAGGTGTCCGGCACCGTCGAGGCGCAAGGCGTGGAAGAGGGTGACGAGGTGCGCGCCGGGCAGGACGTGTTCCACATCGATACATCCTGGTATCAGGCGGAACACACGCGGGCTGTCGCGCAGGAGACCTTGGCGAAACAGGAAATGGCGCGGGTGGAAAGCCTGCGGCAGAACGGGATCAGTTCGCCCCAGGAACTGGACCGTGCCCAGACCGAGCGGAAAGTGGCGGAGGCGACGGTTGCGGCGGCGGCGACGCGGCTGGACAAGAGCGTGGTGCATGCTCCGATCGGCGGAATTGTGGACGAGGTCTTTGTGAAAGCCGGCGAATGGGCCGATGCGGGGAAGCCGCTTGCCCGCATCGTGCAGACCGGCAGAGTAAAGGTCATCGTTGGCGTCCCGGAGCGGGACATCCCCTATTTCAAGACGGGAAACGAGGTAACGCTGACGTGCGACGCCTTTGCGGAGGCGGTGTTCGCGGGACGCATCTATCGCATCGCCACGACGGCGGAGCGGGAGACGCGAACTTTTCTTGTCGAGGTCGCAATAGACAACGGGGATGGCCGGCTGAAGCCCGGCATGATCGCGCGCGTGCGTCTCGTGCGCGGGACCTATCCCGACGCCGTCTCTGTACCCGTATTCTCGGTCATTTCGCTGGAGAATCAGCGATTCGCAATCGTTGAAGAGAGGGGTGTCGCCCATTACCGGCCCATCGAGGTAGGCGTGCTGCAAGGGGACCACGCCCATGTGAGGCGGGGCCTTCAGGCGGGCGACCGGTTGATAGTGGTGGGGCATCGCGACCTGCGCGAGGGACAGCCCGTCACGGTTACTGAAGAGGTTGCGGAATGATCGTCAGCGACGTTGCGATAGCGCGGCGCATAACGGTCTACGTTCTACTTCTGCTCATTGTCATCATGGGCCTTTACAGTTACGTTGTGCTGCCGCGCGAGTCGAGTCCCGAGGTGGTCATTCCGCTAATCCTCGTACGTACCATTTACGAAGGGGTCGCGCCGAGCGATATCGAGTCGCTGATCACGATTCCGATCGAACGGAAACTTACCGGAATCTCCGGGGTGAAGGAAGTCGAATCGACCAGCGCGGAAGGCCTCTCCATCATTCAAATCGAATTTGAAGCGGACGAAGACATCGATTCCGCTCTTCAAAAGGTTCGTGACAAAGTCGATCAAGCCCAGAATGACCTGCCGGTGGACGCGGAAGAGCCCATCATCGAAGAGGTGAACATATCCGACCTTCCCATCATGTTTCTGTCGCTCATGGGTGACGTGGGGCTGCCGCTCCTGACGAAGTTCGCGGAGGACCTTGAAGACGAAATCGAGAGCATCAAGGGCGTCCTCGATGTGCATGTGGTGGGCGGCACGGAACGCGAGATCCAGATCATCGTTGACCCCGACCGCGCCACGGAATACGGCGTTTCCATGGCGGACCTCGTCACGCTGGCGCGCGTTGAGAACGTGAATACGCCCGCGGGCTCGATCGAGCTTGGCGACGCGAAGTTCTCCGTGCGCGTACCAGGGGAATTCGCGAGCGCCGAGGAAATCAAGAACCTCATCATCAAAGCGGGGCCGTCCGGCAACGTATATATGCGCGACATCGCGGAAGTCGTCGACGGTTTCAAGGATATGGAGACGCTTTCGCGGCTGGATGGCCGGCAAACCGTCGCGCTGACCGTATCGAAACGCGCGGGCGAGAACATCATTCGTATCGCGGAGCGTGTCCGGGAGACGGTCGGCCGCTTCGAGAAGCGCATGTTTCCCGGGATGCAGCTTGCCATTACCATGGACGACTCGATCGAAATACAGGACATGGTGACGGACCTCGAGAACAACATTCTCACCGGCCTCATTCTCGTGCTGGTTGTGATCTTTGTGTTCATGGGCTTCGCCAATGCGGTCATGGTCGCTCTGGCGGTCCCCATTTCCATGCTCATCACGTTCATCGCGCTGTATCTCAGCGACACGACCTTGAATTTCGTGGTCCTGTTCAGCCTGCTTCTCGCGTTGGGCATGCTCGTGGACAACGGGATTGTCGTGGTTGAGAACATCTACCGGCATGTCCAATCGGGCATGGCCCCCCTGGAGGCGTCGCGCAAGGGGGCTAGCGAGGTGGCGTGGCCCGTGATCACGTCGACGCTGACCACCGTGGCTGCATTTTTCCCCATGTTCTTCTGGCCCGGCATCTGGGGCAGTTTCATGTTCTACCTGCCGCAGACCGTGAGTCTGGCGTTGGGCGGCTCGCTTTTCGTAGGGCTTGTGGTCAATCCGGCGCTGGCTGCCGTGTTCATGCACTTCCGGCCCAGGAAAGCCGTTCGTGAAGCGCATAAGCACCATTTTGTGCTACGCGCCTATGCGGCGCTCCTGCGGTTGGCCCTGCGCTGGCGCGCCGTCACGACCACGCTGGCCCTTATGATGCTCATCGTCATCGGAGCCGTGTATTTTCGCGATGCACACATAGAATTCGTTCCCGACACCGAGCCGAGCCGCGCCTACATCGACATCGATTGCCCCGAGGGCACGCGCCTGGAAGTCACGGACGGCATTGTGCGGCAGATCGAGGCGATTGTCGAAGAATATAGAGACGGCGTCGAATTCGTCATGGCGAGCGCCGGCTTCCGGGGTGTGAGCCGCTTCGGCGGCGGCGGCGGCAACAGCCATATTGGACGCGTCACCCTGGATTTTCCGAAACTGACCGGCGCTAAGGTGCTGCCCAGCGTGATCGTAGAGGAAGTACGCGGCAAACTGGGGGGGATTACGGGGGCCGAGATCAGTATTGAAGTAAGTCAGGAAGGGCCGCCCTCGGAGCCGCCGGTAAACGTGGAGATCAGCGGGGATGATTTTCCAACGCTCGCGGAACTTGCAGTCAAAGTGGCCGACTCCATTCGGGAAATCCCGAACCTAGTGGACTTGCGCGACGACTACGAGAAAGGCAAGCCGGAGATTCGCGTCAACGTGGACCGGGAACAGGCCCTGCTGATGGGTCTGAACACGGACTTCATCGGCAAGACCGTCATGGCGGCCATCCAGGGGCGCAAAGCGGGCGAGTACCGCGAAGGAGACAAGGAGTACGACGTCACCGTCCGCTTTCCCAAGGCATTTCGGGAAGACCTGACCAACCTGGAGACGCTTGCCTTGGTGAACCTGATGGGCAAGGCCGTGCCCTTTGGCGCGGTGGCCACGCTCGAACAACAGGCTGGCTATGGGGCTATCAAGCGGGTCAACCGGGAGCGCACCGTCACGGTATCGGCGGATTCCGACGGCGGGCGCCCCGGGGCGGAAGTGTTGAAAGACGTGCAGCGCGAATTGGCTGATTTCCCGCTGCCGAGCGGATACACACTTTCCTACACGGGCGAAAACGAAGACCAGCAGGAAGCGCAGGCGTTTCTCATGCGCGCGTTTGTTGTGGCCGTGTTCCTCATAGCGATTATTCTCGTTACGCAGTTCAACTCGGTGATGCAGCCGCTGATTATCCTGTCGTCGGTCATCCTCTCGCTTGCGGGCGTGTTCATAGGATTATTGGCATGCGACATGGCTTTCGGCGTCATCATGACGGGAATAGGCTGCATCAGTCTGGCGGGTGTGGTTGTGAACAACGCCATCGTGTTACTCGATTTCATCAACCAGTTGCGGAAGCAGGGTCTGTCCGTGGAGGATGCGGTTGTCCAGGCGGGCATCACGCGGTTCCGTCCCGTCATGCTCACGGCGGTCACGACGGTCCTGGGACTTGTCCCCATGGCCACAGGTGTGAGCTACGACTTCTTGAATGCACGCTGGATCTTCGGCGGCGAGTCGGCCCAATGGTGGGGGCCCATGGCCGTAGCCGTGATCTTCGGGCTTAGCTTCGCCACCCTGCTTACGCTGGTGGTCGTTCCCGCCCTCTACAGCCTGTCGGTGAGCGCCGTTACGCGCTTGCGCGGCAGCGCCTGATTGGAGGAAATGCCCCGGTGCACCCTCACTGGCCGAATTCAGCCAAAACCGGAAGATGGTCGCTCAGCGCGAAAGAAAACGGGTCATCGGGATTGACGCGGAAAGCGCCCTCGAACAGGACGCGGCTCTGGCGCAGCCGTTGAGCCAGGGAGCCATGCACCCAGATGTAGTCAATGCGCAGGACTGGTTTATCGCTGCGAACCGTGCCTTCGCCGCTCGCGTCGCGCGCCGCAAACGTGTCCACGAGCCCCGTTTCCCGCCAGAGCGCATACTCGGGGCCATCGGGCGGATGGTTCAGGTCTCCCTGGACCAGCAGCATCGCGTTGGCATCTAGGCTGTCCTGCAGCCAGGTCCGGACTTGCGCGATTTCGCGCAGGCGCACGTCGCGCGACCGCGGGTGAAGGTGGGCGCTGAAAACGACCACCGGGCCGCCTGGCGTATCGAGCAGAGCCCGGCCCGCATGCCGCGTGAACGGCTCGAGCGCATCGATGTCCTTGGACGCCAGGGAATAGGTTGCGGATTCCAGGATTGGAAATCGGGAGAGGCACGCACCGGGAAAGCCGCCGTCAAAATAGGCGTAGCGCATGCCCAGTGCTTGCGTTACGGCCGCGACCGAAGCCTCGGGACCCGCCTCCGAAAAGGTCACGATGTCCGGCTCATAGCGGGCTAGTTCCAGCGCGACGCGCGCGGGCATCTGAGCCCGCGCCGCACGCAGGCGCTCGCGGTTGGCGCGGTTTTCGGGCCAGCCGTCGAAGCCGTACACATTATAGGCGACCGTGCGCAGGCCGGCGGACGCACCGGACACCCGTTCGCTCGCGAGAACGCCGCGCCCGAGCGCCCAGACACTTCCCGCCGCGGCAAGAAACGCCCTTCGAGTCGGATTTGCGCGCATGGGACCTCCCGTTCAGGCTGCCATGCCCGGAAATTGATCCTTTTCCGGCATTAAGCTCATAGTATAGAGAAGAGTGCCGCGATTGCACAGGGAAAGAGGACATGGCCTATGGGGAAACGGTCCGACTACAAGATGAAGATTCGGGAAGAGGCCCGGCAGAAGGTCCGGGGGCCGGGCGCGCTGGGCGGCGACAAAGCGTACCGGGACGCCGTAGCCAAGGGCCGCACCGTCCTGATGCAGAAGGCCTCGGAAGGCGGCGACGGCAAGGTCAAGCGTCTCAAGAGCGAGATTCTCTATCTCGTGAACAACTACGTGCCGTCCTATGATGCCCGTATCGAGGCGCTGATCGACCTGTGGCGCAAGAGCGGCGATCCCGAATACGACCCGGAGATCAAGGCGAGGCTGCGCAAAGCGCGCAAGGACCACATGCGCGGCGGTAACGCTATCTGAATCCCGGTCCGCGCGGATGCGTGGACCCTTGGCGTTCCGCTATTCTTGCGGGGGCTTGTCCGACGCAAGGAAGGTTCGCGCATGGCCAGAGAACGGTTGTCCAGACCCGCGGAGGCGGGATGTCTCATTATCTTCGCGCTGCCCTTCGCCGCCGTTGGTGTATTCATGATAGGGATGCTGCTTTCCACGTTGTGGACGTGGGCTGGCATGCAGTCCTGGGAGGAAGTGCCGGCCGTCATCCGCGGCGCTAATCTCGCGGTGAATCATTCCGGCGATGGAGACACCTATCGCGTGAAGGCGGCATATACCTACGAGTACGGGGGGCGCGCGTGGTCCGGCGACAAGGTAAGCAACGACGCGGGCTCAGACAATGTCGGTTCGTTCCACCAGAATGCCTTTCAGGAACTTCAGGCGCACCGGGACACGGGCACGCCGTTCCGGT includes:
- a CDS encoding TetR/AcrR family transcriptional regulator; protein product: MARVVAHADGAPNAAEVKLLESALQHFADKGYAGTSIREIIEGAGVTRPVLYYYFENKEDLFRRLVEMKFAEYVGQVREVFERVADTRDRLRAIMAAAFRMAEEQLQVVQLILQVFFSPPAQGPPLDRNRLGRKRFKLIEETMREGLDRRELSGGDAQSLALVFIGIMEMHIMAKSDRPDIHLTPDLAFGLVDLFLAGAKYSETPATQLTSLYSTAR
- a CDS encoding efflux RND transporter periplasmic adaptor subunit — protein: MKALLSFALCAAIIAGGAGTVYTVYVLNPTPVPEEKPDLAAPVNVHVLTLRPTLVEDVLPLTGRIEPWEDITVSAEVSGTVEAQGVEEGDEVRAGQDVFHIDTSWYQAEHTRAVAQETLAKQEMARVESLRQNGISSPQELDRAQTERKVAEATVAAAATRLDKSVVHAPIGGIVDEVFVKAGEWADAGKPLARIVQTGRVKVIVGVPERDIPYFKTGNEVTLTCDAFAEAVFAGRIYRIATTAERETRTFLVEVAIDNGDGRLKPGMIARVRLVRGTYPDAVSVPVFSVISLENQRFAIVEERGVAHYRPIEVGVLQGDHAHVRRGLQAGDRLIVVGHRDLREGQPVTVTEEVAE
- a CDS encoding efflux RND transporter permease subunit, with protein sequence MIVSDVAIARRITVYVLLLLIVIMGLYSYVVLPRESSPEVVIPLILVRTIYEGVAPSDIESLITIPIERKLTGISGVKEVESTSAEGLSIIQIEFEADEDIDSALQKVRDKVDQAQNDLPVDAEEPIIEEVNISDLPIMFLSLMGDVGLPLLTKFAEDLEDEIESIKGVLDVHVVGGTEREIQIIVDPDRATEYGVSMADLVTLARVENVNTPAGSIELGDAKFSVRVPGEFASAEEIKNLIIKAGPSGNVYMRDIAEVVDGFKDMETLSRLDGRQTVALTVSKRAGENIIRIAERVRETVGRFEKRMFPGMQLAITMDDSIEIQDMVTDLENNILTGLILVLVVIFVFMGFANAVMVALAVPISMLITFIALYLSDTTLNFVVLFSLLLALGMLVDNGIVVVENIYRHVQSGMAPLEASRKGASEVAWPVITSTLTTVAAFFPMFFWPGIWGSFMFYLPQTVSLALGGSLFVGLVVNPALAAVFMHFRPRKAVREAHKHHFVLRAYAALLRLALRWRAVTTTLALMMLIVIGAVYFRDAHIEFVPDTEPSRAYIDIDCPEGTRLEVTDGIVRQIEAIVEEYRDGVEFVMASAGFRGVSRFGGGGGNSHIGRVTLDFPKLTGAKVLPSVIVEEVRGKLGGITGAEISIEVSQEGPPSEPPVNVEISGDDFPTLAELAVKVADSIREIPNLVDLRDDYEKGKPEIRVNVDREQALLMGLNTDFIGKTVMAAIQGRKAGEYREGDKEYDVTVRFPKAFREDLTNLETLALVNLMGKAVPFGAVATLEQQAGYGAIKRVNRERTVTVSADSDGGRPGAEVLKDVQRELADFPLPSGYTLSYTGENEDQQEAQAFLMRAFVVAVFLIAIILVTQFNSVMQPLIILSSVILSLAGVFIGLLACDMAFGVIMTGIGCISLAGVVVNNAIVLLDFINQLRKQGLSVEDAVVQAGITRFRPVMLTAVTTVLGLVPMATGVSYDFLNARWIFGGESAQWWGPMAVAVIFGLSFATLLTLVVVPALYSLSVSAVTRLRGSA
- a CDS encoding endonuclease/exonuclease/phosphatase family protein, which produces MRANPTRRAFLAAAGSVWALGRGVLASERVSGASAGLRTVAYNVYGFDGWPENRANRERLRAARAQMPARVALELARYEPDIVTFSEAGPEASVAAVTQALGMRYAYFDGGFPGACLSRFPILESATYSLASKDIDALEPFTRHAGRALLDTPGGPVVVFSAHLHPRSRDVRLREIAQVRTWLQDSLDANAMLLVQGDLNHPPDGPEYALWRETGLVDTFAARDASGEGTVRSDKPVLRIDYIWVHGSLAQRLRQSRVLFEGAFRVNPDDPFSFALSDHLPVLAEFGQ